The genome window GCTCGGTGGGCAACACTAGGCCTCGCTAACAAGAGATGTCTTTGGCCAGGCTGGAAAGTGGCAGAGATGACTTCCGAACCCGCTGTGAAGATCTGGAGAGGGAGATGCAGGAGCTGCAGCACCGGAATGAGGAGCTGACTAGCCTGGCTGAGGAAGCACAAGTGCTGAAAGACGAAATGGACGTCCTGCGGTGAGTGCGCCTAATGCAGTGCCTCTGAATGCTGGGCAAAGGCTTTGCTGGTGGCTGCCAGACCTCTTTTAGAGTCCACTCAACCTCTTTCACATTCAGCCATTCTTAGATGTGATTTTTCCTTTGGGGACGGGGAAAATTAAAAGGGGCTTTATTGTACTGTGTACAGTTGTAATGTGGAATTGTAAGCTaccttatttaattatttcagaCACTTTTAACCCAATGTTCCCCCCTAAGTGCAGACTCACAGTGACAAAAAGGCATCAGCAGGAAGCCAGATTTCACAAATGTTGTTTCCTGTCAGACTAATTTATAAGacgtggttgggggtggggtggacaccAGTGGCAACAGCCCTGCCATTGATAAAAACAGTCTTTTTCCAAGTATGCAGGCCAGGGAAAGATGAGATTTAAATCGTATAATACATAAATTGCCATTCCAATCTGTATACGTTTAGTATGGAGTCAACCTAAGGCAATGCTATGGAATCCGAAACAGCCAGTGGTGGCTGAACATAGGCACAGGAGAGAGGAAATCATCTGTGTTCATAGAATTTTGTGTGTTCATAGGACACACTGGATGCAGCCGCTTTCAAGGAGTCTTAGACCTGGGCTTCAGTACTGGGCTTCAGTGAAGAGATGCACTTGTATTACTGATTTCAAGTCAGTTTGGGAATTCTATGGGAGCTGCCTCTGAAAGgtgaaatccagaaaaaaaaacctgtgggtTCAAGGATCGTTCATGTACATTTATTACAGAGTTGaaaagaaatgttgctttttTCAAGTCTGGACATTTGGGGAAAGAATTGCATTCCTGTGGTTATAATTTTGACAGTGGAATAATTTGTGTCCACATGGAGAATGTGGCCTTTTGCTGAGAATTgttccagcccccccccttttttttatagAAAACATATTGGCTGCTTATTTGAAGCAACTGGGACTTTTCCAGGACCGCAGTCTGCATTTTCTGAAACTGTCAAATTGTAGATGTGCTCCATCAACTTTGAGTAACTGGTGGGAATATAGACTAGATGAGTTCTAGTATAGATGTTAGATCAACAGTAACCTTGGGGTGGATCTAGCAGACTTGCAGACCTTTCCCATGTTCCCCTCTCACCTTGCAGTACTTTCTGACTCTGGAAAAATTTATTCCTAGGATCTTGGGGGCTGTGTGGACTGATAGCCATGTGGGTGAGAAGGCTGCattggaaagggggagaaagcaATCCCTTCTGCTTCTTGCCAATGGAACTCCACTAACAACAGAGGCAGCAAGGACATTTTATTCCCTCTCACCACTGCAGCCTCCCAACTCACATGGATAACTCATGGAAAATGTATGCCTTCTGCCGATTTCCAGATCCATTGTCCGTTTTTTTGGTTGATCTTCTCAGTTGAACACTCCAAGGGATGCTATGATCATTTCCTAGGCCCAGAATGTGTAGATTAAGTTGGCTTTTGATAGTGAAAATTATGAAATAATCCTCTGTTGGAATATATACAGAACTTGGATATAGATGAAGGGGACATTAGTTATTTATGCCTGTTTCAGTTTTTGGTACACTTCAGCCTTGCTGCAGCAGCTTCTGGTGCTTTATGTTTTGATATTTTTCATGTCCAGAAGAGTTAGTGTGTCGGTTAAGCAGTGGAAGAGATACAGTGGGCACTCAGTGTTAGTGCTGAAAGATAGAACATTTTCATTTGCCTGCTCTCCCCTTCATTTACTGCAGCCATTCATCAGATAAGGTGGCACGACTGGAGGCCATGGTGGACTCCTATAAGAAGAAACTGGAAGACCTGGGTGACCTTCGACGACAGGTCCGACTTCTCGAAGAGCGGAACACAGTTTATATGCAGCGCACTTGTGAGCTGGAGGAGGAATTGCGGCGTGCTAATGCAGTGCGCACACAACTGGAGTCCCATAAGAGGCAGGTGAGGTGACAAGAGGAGCCATTCTCAAGCTGTGGGACAccttaagaacctaagaactagcctgttggatcagaccagagtccatctagtccagcactctgctactcgcagtggcccaccagacgcctttgggagctcacatgcaggatgtgaacgcaatggcctgctgctgctcctgagcacctggtctgctaaggcatttgcaatccttcaGAAGGATTTGAACGCTTAACAGAAGGCAGTGTCATTCTAGCTGAGCAGAAGGTGCTCAAAAGCCACACTGGAGTGTTATGCAGCCACAGCTGATTCTTCAGAATTTAAACACCCATTTGATCAGAGGTGAACTGGTAGCTGTGTGACTGTTCAGGTAAAACCTCGTCTTTCAACCATCTTTTCTTGCATGGACATTGAGAAGTATCTGCTTTAGTAGTACTAGAAATAGATCTAGGATATCTGTGAAATCTATATGGAGGGTTAACAACAGGAGAAGAGTAAAAAAGAGGAGCCAGAACTGACATAAAATAGCAGACTCttgtgtgttcccccccccccccccattcccatccAGGTGCAGGAACTCCACAGCAAGCATGCAGAAGAAGCCTTGAAAGCAGAGAAGTGGCAATTTGAATTCAAGAACCTGAAGGAAAAGTTTGAGGCACTGGTAAAAGAGAAACAGGtaatgctgggcttggctgtcCTCGGTGGACTGTACAGGCTTAGGGTGAAATTCTGGTAGAAGAATGGGGAGACTTGAGGGAGCAAAAGTCCAGGGCATCTGGGTTATGTCTTTTGGGAACAAAGTACTACTGTCTTCTCTGGACTGATGCCTGATCCTTCTCAGAGGCTGATTGAAGAACGGGATGCCCTCCGGGAGGCCAATGAAGAACTGCGATGTGCTCAGGTGCAGCAAAAATCCCTAAACCAAGCTGGTAAGTCATTAGGGGAATGACTTCCAGTATTTATATTGGGAGAGACAACAGTTGCATTTTAAGTGTTGTAAATATTTGAACAGCCATAGTGAAGACTTATCCCACTGGCCTGCTGCCTTTGATTTTACTTTGCAGCCCAATTTTCTGGTCTTATCTAATGTATTTCTTCTGGCATAATACCTTTGCAGATACCATGCTAGAAGAACTTGCTTCTCCTGTGGACAACTTGGCTGCTGAGATCATGCCAACAGAACTCAAGTAAAGTTATGATCTTTGGGCATCTTGTTCTAGGGGTGGGGAATGCAAAAGGCTGTGGTGTCTGCCCACGTCAGGGAATTACCATTTCATATGTTTCTGTGTGTCTACTTGCATTAGCTGAGAGCTGGGATTAGTGAGGCCCAAATATGCAAGCTTGGAAGGATTGTAAGATGGAGTGATCCCACCATGTGTGGTGTTCTTGGTGGGGGGTGGCATTTTTCTGGATATGTTTTTCCCAATCTTTGTAGAAAGAACAAGCATCGGTCTCAAGGATGTCTTCAACTGTTATGTGGGATTGTCCATCCCAGATCTTTTCCTGCTTACTACGTATTATGTTCTGACTTTTCCAGCATCAATGAGTGTTTCTTGTGGGTAGCCTCGTTACACAGAGATGTATTATCTGAAGATTTTATATCCCAACATGCATTGCTCTGTTTTAAGATGGTGGCCTCTGTGACAACTATCATATTCCAGAGTCTGCAAGAGCTGCTGTGCCTTTCAAGTGCaactattcattcattccttcctggtggtggtggtggtggtagagaatGGCCTATATACATGGAGGGCTTTTTTTCTGGTCCACTCCATCAGCTGATGCTGGTCCTCATTGCCACTTATACTGTAACATGTTATGTTGTTTCTGTTCAGGGAGACTATTGTGAGGCTGCAGCATGAGAACAAGATGCTCTGCGCACAGGAGTTGTCATACCAAACACAGCAAGTGGAATTGCAGGCCTCGCTGGAAGAATCAAACAGGACTAAGAATCAGCTGGAGGCCCAGCAAAGGTAACCAACAGTCTGAAatgcttagaccaggggtgtctaattttgaccctccagatgttcatggactatgattcccatcagcccctggcagcatggggctgatgggaatcgtagtccatgaacatctggagggccaaagttggacacccctagctTAGAAGTTTGCTACCTCCTGTTCATGCTGTTGGGAGAACCAGTCTGAGAAAACTCCATCTTTCTTCGTATATCCTGTTTAGGCCAAGCAAAAATGTTGGGGGAAGGAATTGGTACATCAGAATACCTAGCAAGCATGCTAAACAGCCACATTGGCAAGACTGACTTGTGGCAGTAAAGTGGCACTTTAAACACAGAATTTTAGATCCCTTTTTATATTAGTGGCTGAAGTAATAATAtttatctcctttttaaaaaagaaaaccagtgGGGGCAACATCTACTGCTTGCCCATAAAGTATTTGGTCATTCAAGAAGAGGACACTTGAATTTAATTATTCTCTGCCTGATTTAAGATGAATGTTATTACCAATATGCTTCTTTCTAGCTTGTGTATTTTATCCGATTTTAAGGATCTTGTGTAATATGGTTCCAGTCTTGACTTAGTTCACAGAAATTAACATCCAGACTACTTCATATTCCTTGCAACTTTACAACTAGATAACTAAGTGTGCTCCATCTCTAGACAGCAGGGCAAAATTATGGATGGTCTATAGGGATGGGAGCTTAGTGGGGCCAtactaaagcagaaaaaaatgtctgGTGACTTAGTATCCACCTGCTGAGAATAATTTATAATGACAACAGGTCATGGTTTTTCACTGTTATTTGCAGCTGGCTTTCCTTCTCCCTGCTTAATTGTGCGTTTTTACCTCATCTAGATTGAGTCAGCAGCAAGTCTTGGAGCTCAAAACTCAAGTGGAAGAGCTGCAGAGGGCCCTTCAGGAGCAAGGAAGCAAGGCAGAGGACGTGAGTCTGCTGGAGAATGGTTTCTCAGAGGTGGTTGGGAATGTGTCAGAGAAGGCTTTCGCAGAGGCCATTGTGCTGCTTTCATCCCAGAGGTTAGAGCTGGCACTAGTGGAAGCAGGCATTCTTGCCAGGCCTAAAGCGGAACTTTAAATTACCTGGGTACTGGGATGTGTAATATTTGTGATGCACTGTCTTATGCGAGATTGTGTGGATTCTTTGTGTGTAAGGTGAAAAATTGTCTCTGTATTCTCTGTTCCCTCTTTCCCCTGCAATTATCTTGATGCTGAAGCTATGGGTATTACTTGGCAAAATTGTTCTTAGGTGGTTGGTAAAGGTACCTTCGATCACAGCATGTGCATAGTAAATGGCTCAAGGCCCACACTTTTGGGAGCTGTGAAATCCTAGACTGGCCCACCTGTGCTGGAAAAGAGGGTGCTGCCTGTTCAGAGGGAGGAGACCTGTTGCCTGTTAGAACAACAGGACTGTTAGGACTCCCAGGGTGGGGTGTAGTTTGACTCTTGCCCTAGTTAGAAGCCAAATATCCTCCCTCTGTGGCCTGTTGAAACTCCCCGTGATCTCCTGACTGGACGCTTCCCTTCTCAGTGTGTTAATAttgctctctttctccccctctgaCTTGCTGGCTGATCTGTCCTGTTCAGGCCATTGTAAGTACTTGCACAGTCTAACCTCCTATGCTTCTCTACTGTCACTCACTATTGCTTCTCTACTGTCAGTGTCATGTCTTAGTGCATCAGGGTGTAACAGTTTCTCTGGGTTCACAAGCTTTTAAGGGGCCTGTTCCGAAGGCTCAGAGGAGTGGTACAAGCACAGGTCTATCAGTGTTGAACCTGAGACAAAGCATGGCTGTTGCATGGAGGTGGTTATTGCTTCTCAGTGTCTGGTGTTCTAAAATGGTAGTCTGATAATATTTGACATGGTGCCAGGTAACTACTTTATCAGTCCTAAATTTTTTGGATATGACAAAGGTGATCTCTTTCACTCCTGTAATTTGTTCACTATATTTCACTGTTTCTGGATTTGGTGTGGGAGGCATAGCACATGGTGCACAAACATATTGTGTACCAACATGCCTAAAAAGTGCATCTTGGGAACTAACATGCCTAAAAAGTGTCTCCCAAATAGTGAGGTATTATCCCTTTTCAGATCACGGAAAGGGAGTGAGCAGGCCATGTGTTCTTGATTGCTTAGAGGCCAATTGCCtctggagagaggggagggaataaGTTAGACAAGTGGGAAAAAGTATTACAGAGGCCACAGAAACCTAGTGAAATACTCTGTGGGAAATCTATGGGAATCCTTCacaagagtagaagaagaggagtttggatttataccccacctgtaaggagattcaaggtggcttacaagctcctttgccttcctctccacacaacaggttgagagagttcagaagaactgtgactagcccaaggtcacccagcaggaatgtaggagtgcggaaacacatctggttcaccagataagcctctgccactcagatggaggagtgaggaatcaaacccagttctccagattagaatccacatgctcttatccactacaccattctggctctcaaaatgtgcttatggcaagcaagctgaacGCATGAgagcaagcaagctgagagcatgaatagctaacatgctttttaaaaaagcaaaaatttcTTCAGGAAGTTGAATTATGCATGTTTTTAGCCCATATGCTGTTAAATGAGACTTGACAGTGTGCTGACTACGCTTGGTGGACTCTCAGTAGCCAGAGGGAAGCTGAACAAAACTTTCATGGGTCAGAACTTAGTGCCCGATATTTGCTCTTTGGCTGTGTTGATGACTATACCATTCtctatgaaagaaaaaaatgtggtcgTGTGTGATGCAGCAGAAGTGAACATCGTGCCTcccacaattttaaaaagtcccaaTTCTCCAATagcatttaaaaagctatttaaaGTGCTGTTTATGTCAAAGCCTTTATTCTGTGCACCATTAGGCTTGCTACTTTGATAAAAGAACATTTTCAGTGCATCCAAAGACTATTTGCCGTCATTTTGGCTTTTAAGTACATGCTTCAGCTGTACCTTGTCTCCCAGAAAGAAAGCACCCCAATGTTGAATTCATCTCCAGGCACTTCCTGGACTTTCTGTGCAGTTCATTCACAGACAGTAGGATTTGgggtttttaataattttatttttttcccccctaaccTGAACAGCCCACtgtcagctaagcagggttggccctggttagtatttaaatgggagaccaaagaaatccagggtcgGTATGCAAAGATAAGCGATGGCAAGTCATCTCTgaccatctcttcccttgaaaatacCAAAAGGGGTCGCCATAAACCAGCTGCGACTTAATGGCAAAAAGCTCTTCAAATTCGGCTCTTAGTTCTTCCTGTTGCCATTTGCCCTACCTGCCCAACCAAGTGGAAATCTCTTTGTTCCATTTTGCTAAGATGGTTTTTGACTCTAGCAGCATCCCATTTTCTTGGGAGCTTTAAAACTTATGATGTCTCTGATGCCAGTTTAAAATCTCATCAGTTGACTGACCAAACCTGTGTGTGGAGATTCATAGGTCCCTGTATTGGACCCAACAAAATGACGTGTTCGTTCCGATGCTGCCTTCACTGAATATAGCACTGACACACTCTAGTGGCCAACCTACTCATAGCATCTGACTTTCTATGATTTTAGTGAAGTGACTAGTGAGCAGGGTAGCTGACTAAACTGATCAAAGATCCTAAGCAGTcagcctttttcttcttctctttttagtCTTCTCTGCTGCAGAAGAAGCTGGAGGAGCACCTGTAAGTGACCTCATTCACAGTATTTGGGGTGAGGCCAGAAAAGGAGTTTCCTGCACGCAAAGATCAAGGGACTTGTTTATGTTGTATCTGACATATATCCAAGATCCTGTTTCACAAGCTGGTATATTACATATGCTAGGCTTGGTTTGCTGTATGTGCAAAGCAGGACCTTTATCCCCTTTGTTCAAGTCCATCTCATGTGTAACTCCTGCCTCTTTTTTCCTGGCCAGAGAAAAATTACACGAAGCCCATGCAGAGCTGCAAAAGAAGAAGGAATGTCTTGACCAACTGGAGCCCAAAGTGGATAGCACTAGTAAGtaagaatacagagttttgactCCCAGCTGTGTGGCAAGGCCTGCCTCCTTTTACTTCAAGTATTGTGAGGTGGAATTCTAGCTGTGACTACCTAGAAATAGTGACTTGACCTGAGTTCAGAATGGAATTCaaattccttcctcccccacccctggcatTCTGGGTGACTCTGATGTCCCTGCCTTTTAGCAGCTGCGAAGAAGATTGATGAATTACAGCAGTCTTTGAAGAAGAAGGACGAGGATATGAGAGCCATGGAGGAGCGATACAAGCTCTATATGGACAAGGCCTGCACAGTAAGTGAAGCATTCCTCCTGCTGTGCCTAACAGTGTGCGCATATCTGTGTTCAGAGATAAAGTTTTGTGGAATGTCTTGGCATCTCACACATGTACCCTTGCTGTCCGTGTAACTCCGTTAGTACCATTGTGTGTGGAGACTAAACAGTTTCCAGTTAACCTGCAGGCCGTGTGGATTCTTCCACAGGTCATTAAAAAACTGGATCCCAAGCAACAGCCAAATGTCGTTCCCTTGGAGATCCAGGCTCTGAAAAACCAGCtgcaggaaaaggagaagaagataaACCATTTGGAGGCAAGTGCCTCTTCTTTTGCCATGAGGGAGAGATTTCTGCCTGTCTTTTGCACACCCAGGGTGGGAGAGGCTCTCCTGGGATTCACCATAACTCCAAGCTGTATTTTAAGTGGCTGGAGTGTCTGACATGGCAGGAAAGCTGTGGGGAGTTTTGATGAATTCCATTGGATTGCTTGTAATTTGTGGCTCACATAGTGCTTGAGTCTTTGGGAATTTGATTCCATTCAGGTCAGGGAGGGGttatgggggggaagggggcgggcaGTGGAAAGTGATggtgggtggtaaaggttgcgaCTCAGATCTCTAAATAGCCTGCCCAACCTTTACCAAAGAAAGTAAGTTAGAGTAAAATGAAATGGAGTAGAATGTGAAGAGTTCAGACACCCACTGAGCTTCTGTATCTTGGAAAGGGAGGGAATGACTGACCTTGTACAGGGGTGGTGAGGGGTCCACCCTCTGTATTAGGTGACGTGGAATCCCATTTCCCAGCAGCACTCACAAAATGGAGTTAACACCCTGACTCTGATGGTAGGTTTCTAAACCCAACAAGGCTGTGTGTTCTGGGGCCCTCTGCCCACCCAGTGCAGGTACCTGAGCCATAATGAGCCAGACTGTGGCTTGCCTGTCTCGACCTGCCTGCTCCTCTCTGTGGACTCTGTTGCTTTCACTTGCAATTGGACAGTGAGGCTCGGGGTCTGTAGATGTGTGCAACACAAAGGAAGAGGCAAACAGATTCTGCTTCTTTATTCCACTCTTTCATTTTGGCCAGTCTTGAGATGATGAATGCATTTTGGAATAGGGATGCATCAGCACTTGGGGCTCCCATCACCCTGACCTGTCTGGCCCATTTGGCAGTTTGGCCTACACAAACCTTTCTCTTTACCTCACTAGACTGATTTTGAGAAGACAAAATCTCGACAGGAACAAGAAGAAAAGCTCATAATTTCTGCCTGGTATAACATGGTAAGTTTGCCAATAGCACAAGGGGTTTGGTGAGAAGAAGTCCAACATGCTCCTTTGCCGCACAGCAAAATGGCGCCTGAGACTTGCCCTGAGGCTCCagccaagctccgccccccgtcACCCCCACAAAAAACTCCAACAATCCTTTTCCTCCTCAGAGCAGCAccagctggcaacacactgggggtggTGACAAGGCTGGGGATGGTGTGCTTATTCCCTGGTCTTGTCCTTGCCCCAAGTGTGTTGCCAGCTGGCACCGCTCAGAGGAGGGAaacgtttgttttttttttgggggggggggtgcaggggtggcAATGTGGCATTAGCGGGGGAGTTAGACAGCGGGAGGGGAAGTTTGGCCTACGCCTGGGCttgggggggaagaggggatGGGGGCCCCAAAATGCCTGGGTCGTATTCACCTCTGGCCCCCATAGATATGCCAGTGTTGCTGCAGAGATGGCAGCAGTGGGTTGTCTGAATTGTTCACATCTGCAGTTCAACAGT of Sphaerodactylus townsendi isolate TG3544 linkage group LG03, MPM_Stown_v2.3, whole genome shotgun sequence contains these proteins:
- the HOOK2 gene encoding protein Hook homolog 2 isoform X2, producing MSETSSVGRCGALITWLQIFNVPSPCATEQDLVSGVTIAQVLHKIDPSWFNEAWLLRIKDDAGDNRRLKMSNLKKVLQSVVEYSQDVLGHQVPEHLLPDVALVAELSHTAELAKLLQLVLGCAISCERKQDHIQQIMTLEESVQHVVMTAIQELLTKDSSDTLSSETYGNFDSQSRKYYFLSDDLEETDDVRQRCHELEQQISLLVEEKSSLVLENKTLQDQKNSLESDVAGLSGKKLLLLQTQIEQLQEENFRLESGRDDFRTRCEDLEREMQELQHRNEELTSLAEEAQVLKDEMDVLRHSSDKVARLEAMVDSYKKKLEDLGDLRRQVRLLEERNTVYMQRTCELEEELRRANAVRTQLESHKRQVQELHSKHAEEALKAEKWQFEFKNLKEKFEALVKEKQRLIEERDALREANEELRCAQVQQKSLNQADTMLEELASPVDNLAAEIMPTELKETIVRLQHENKMLCAQELSYQTQQVELQASLEESNRTKNQLEAQQRLSQQQVLELKTQVEELQRALQEQGSKAEDAISSLLQKKLEEHLEKLHEAHAELQKKKECLDQLEPKVDSTTAKKIDELQQSLKKKDEDMRAMEERYKLYMDKACTVIKKLDPKQQPNVVPLEIQALKNQLQEKEKKINHLETDFEKTKSRQEQEEKLIISAWYNMGLALHQRATEERSSTPTNVQSFLAQQRLATNARRSHLSRAQPLLLRYTGPDKASLLS
- the HOOK2 gene encoding protein Hook homolog 2 isoform X1, producing MSETSSVGRCGALITWLQIFNVPSPCATEQDLVSGVTIAQVLHKIDPSWFNEAWLLRIKDDAGDNRRLKMSNLKKVLQSVVEYSQDVLGHQVPEHLLPDVALVAELSHTAELAKLLQLVLGCAISCERKQDHIQQIMTLEESVQHVVMTAIQELLTKDSSDTLSSETYGNFDSQSRKYYFLSDDLEETDDVRQRCHELEQQISLLVEEKSSLVLENKTLQDQKNSLESDVAGLSGKKLLLLQTQIEQLQEENFRLESGRDDFRTRCEDLEREMQELQHRNEELTSLAEEAQVLKDEMDVLRHSSDKVARLEAMVDSYKKKLEDLGDLRRQVRLLEERNTVYMQRTCELEEELRRANAVRTQLESHKRQVQELHSKHAEEALKAEKWQFEFKNLKEKFEALVKEKQRLIEERDALREANEELRCAQVQQKSLNQADTMLEELASPVDNLAAEIMPTELKETIVRLQHENKMLCAQELSYQTQQVELQASLEESNRTKNQLEAQQRLSQQQVLELKTQVEELQRALQEQGSKAEDAISSLLQKKLEEHLEKLHEAHAELQKKKECLDQLEPKVDSTTAAKKIDELQQSLKKKDEDMRAMEERYKLYMDKACTVIKKLDPKQQPNVVPLEIQALKNQLQEKEKKINHLETDFEKTKSRQEQEEKLIISAWYNMGLALHQRATEERSSTPTNVQSFLAQQRLATNARRSHLSRAQPLLLRYTGPDKASLLS
- the HOOK2 gene encoding protein Hook homolog 2 isoform X3, with translation MSETSSVGRCGALITWLQIFNVPSPCATEQDLVSGVTIAQVLHKIDPSWFNEAWLLRIKDDAGDNRRLKMSNLKKVLQSVVEYSQDVLGHQVPEHLLPDVALVAELSHTAELAKLLQLVLGCAISCERKQDHIQQIMTLEESVQHVVMTAIQELLTKDSSDTLSSETYGNFDSQSRKYYFLSDDLEETDDVRQRCHELEQQISLLVEEKSSLVLENKTLQDQKNSLESDVAGLSGKKLLLLQTQIEQLQEENFRLESGRDDFRTRCEDLEREMQELQHRNEELTSLAEEAQVLKDEMDVLRHSSDKVARLEAMVDSYKKKLEDLGDLRRQVRLLEERNTVYMQRTCELEEELRRANAVRTQLESHKRQVQELHSKHAEEALKAEKWQFEFKNLKEKFEALVKEKQRLIEERDALREANEELRCAQVQQKSLNQADTMLEELASPVDNLAAEIMPTELKETIVRLQHENKMLCAQELSYQTQQVELQASLEESNRTKNQLEAQQRLSQQQVLELKTQVEELQRALQEQGSKAEDSSLLQKKLEEHLEKLHEAHAELQKKKECLDQLEPKVDSTTAAKKIDELQQSLKKKDEDMRAMEERYKLYMDKACTVIKKLDPKQQPNVVPLEIQALKNQLQEKEKKINHLETDFEKTKSRQEQEEKLIISAWYNMGLALHQRATEERSSTPTNVQSFLAQQRLATNARRSHLSRAQPLLLRYTGPDKASLLS
- the HOOK2 gene encoding protein Hook homolog 2 isoform X4 yields the protein MSETSSVGRCGALITWLQIFNVPSPCATEQDLVSGVTIAQVLHKIDPSWFNEAWLLRIKDDAGDNRRLKMSNLKKVLQSVVEYSQDVLGHQVPEHLLPDVALVAELSHTAELAKLLQLVLGCAISCERKQDHIQQIMTLEESVQHVVMTAIQELLTKDSSDTLSSETYGNFDSQSRKYYFLSDDLEETDDVRQRCHELEQQISLLVEEKSSLVLENKTLQDQKNSLESDVAGLSGKKLLLLQTQIEQLQEENFRLESGRDDFRTRCEDLEREMQELQHRNEELTSLAEEAQVLKDEMDVLRHSSDKVARLEAMVDSYKKKLEDLGDLRRQVRLLEERNTVYMQRTCELEEELRRANAVRTQLESHKRQVQELHSKHAEEALKAEKWQFEFKNLKEKFEALVKEKQRLIEERDALREANEELRCAQVQQKSLNQADTMLEELASPVDNLAAEIMPTELKETIVRLQHENKMLCAQELSYQTQQVELQASLEESNRTKNQLEAQQRLSQQQVLELKTQVEELQRALQEQGSKAEDSSLLQKKLEEHLEKLHEAHAELQKKKECLDQLEPKVDSTTAKKIDELQQSLKKKDEDMRAMEERYKLYMDKACTVIKKLDPKQQPNVVPLEIQALKNQLQEKEKKINHLETDFEKTKSRQEQEEKLIISAWYNMGLALHQRATEERSSTPTNVQSFLAQQRLATNARRSHLSRAQPLLLRYTGPDKASLLS